A window from Synechococcus sp. RSCCF101 encodes these proteins:
- a CDS encoding sugar ABC transporter substrate-binding protein, whose translation MPRSPAAMLFRIPRRMALGLLLGLLLAGCSGPRSADGRRELQLWTLQLAPKFNDYMAAVLADWEDRHPGTEVQWTDLPWGSVERKLLAAVFARTAPDVVNLNPPFAANLASKRGLLDLEPMLPEGTAERYLPGIWEAGAQGDDQIAIPWYLTARISLVNSDLLERAGLEGPPRSWEEVPAYARAVRRATGRYGLFVTVVPDDSAELLESMVQMGVTLLDEDLRAGFETEAGRRAFAFWTDLYREGLLPREVVSQGQRRAIELYQSGELALLASGAEFLRTIQTNAPGVAAATRPHPPITGADGAANVAVMTLAVPRQSAMPEQAVSLALFLTNASNQARFAELARVLPSSVQALEEVEAALSREVPATPAETLIRDARLESARTLRRGRVLVPATPGIKRLQAIVYTELQRAMLGQISSDEAVAEAARQWNRYARARWPEGPDAAQP comes from the coding sequence ATGCCCCGTTCCCCCGCCGCGATGCTGTTCCGGATCCCCAGGCGCATGGCCCTCGGCCTCCTGCTCGGTCTGCTGCTGGCGGGCTGCAGCGGGCCCCGCTCCGCCGATGGGCGCCGTGAGCTGCAGCTCTGGACGCTGCAGCTGGCCCCGAAATTCAACGACTACATGGCCGCCGTACTGGCCGACTGGGAGGACCGCCATCCCGGCACCGAGGTGCAGTGGACCGACCTGCCCTGGGGGTCGGTGGAGCGGAAGCTGCTGGCCGCCGTGTTCGCGCGCACGGCGCCGGACGTGGTGAACCTCAACCCTCCCTTCGCCGCCAATCTGGCCAGCAAGCGGGGGCTTCTGGATCTCGAGCCGATGCTGCCGGAGGGAACGGCCGAGCGCTATCTGCCCGGCATCTGGGAGGCGGGTGCCCAGGGCGACGATCAGATCGCCATCCCCTGGTACCTCACGGCCCGGATCAGTCTGGTCAACAGCGATCTGCTGGAGCGGGCCGGCCTGGAGGGACCGCCCCGGTCCTGGGAGGAGGTTCCGGCCTACGCCCGGGCCGTGCGGCGGGCCACCGGCCGCTACGGCCTGTTCGTGACCGTTGTGCCGGACGACTCGGCCGAGCTGCTCGAGTCGATGGTCCAGATGGGGGTGACTCTGCTGGATGAGGACCTTCGCGCCGGCTTCGAGACCGAGGCGGGCCGGCGGGCCTTCGCCTTCTGGACCGATCTCTACCGGGAGGGCCTGCTGCCGCGCGAGGTGGTGAGTCAGGGCCAGCGTCGCGCCATCGAGCTGTACCAGAGCGGTGAGCTGGCTCTGCTGGCCAGCGGCGCCGAGTTCCTGCGCACCATCCAGACCAACGCCCCGGGCGTGGCCGCGGCCACCCGGCCCCATCCACCGATCACGGGTGCCGATGGAGCGGCGAACGTGGCCGTGATGACCCTGGCCGTGCCGCGCCAGAGCGCCATGCCGGAGCAGGCTGTGAGCCTCGCTCTCTTCCTCACCAACGCGTCCAACCAGGCCCGCTTCGCCGAGCTGGCCCGGGTGCTGCCCTCATCGGTGCAGGCCCTGGAGGAGGTGGAGGCCGCCCTGAGCCGTGAGGTTCCGGCCACGCCGGCGGAGACCCTGATCCGCGATGCCCGACTCGAGTCGGCCCGCACCCTCCGCCGCGGCCGGGTGCTGGTTCCGGCCACACCCGGCATCAAGCGCCTGCAGGCCATCGTCTACACCGAACTGCAGCGGGCGATGCTCGGCCAGATCAGCAGCGACGAGGCGGTGGCGGAGGCGGCTCGCCAGTGGAACCGCTACGCCAGGGCCCGCTGGCCCGAGGGCCCGGACGCGGCGCAGCCCTGA
- a CDS encoding rod shape-determining protein MreD, giving the protein MRGQLIRRPLCLGPVLLVPLLQLGNPPLLRLDGVPPCWSVLWLLPWALVDGRRSGLLMALALGLLVDALHLDGPSVLPALLLLGWWYGRIGLRAPPIQRSLNLGLLALLGAALLNLSVLAQLWIADWPRMSSSALDGVLVTAVLQVLITALLAPLCCSPLLLLWRRLAPV; this is encoded by the coding sequence ATGAGAGGTCAGCTGATCCGCCGCCCCCTCTGTCTGGGTCCTGTTCTGCTGGTGCCGCTGCTGCAGCTGGGGAACCCGCCCCTGCTCCGGCTCGATGGCGTGCCGCCCTGCTGGTCGGTGCTGTGGCTGCTGCCCTGGGCGCTCGTGGATGGGCGCCGCTCCGGCCTGCTGATGGCTCTGGCCCTCGGTCTGCTGGTGGACGCGCTGCATCTGGATGGTCCGAGCGTTCTGCCCGCTCTGCTGCTGCTGGGCTGGTGGTACGGAAGGATCGGGTTGCGCGCCCCTCCGATCCAGCGCAGCCTCAATCTCGGTCTGCTCGCTCTGCTGGGGGCCGCGCTGCTCAACCTGAGCGTTCTGGCCCAGCTCTGGATCGCCGACTGGCCGCGGATGTCCTCCTCCGCCCTCGATGGCGTTCTGGTCACCGCCGTGCTCCAGGTGCTGATCACCGCTCTGCTGGCTCCGCTCTGCTGCTCGCCCCTGCTGCTGCTCTGGCGTCGCCTGGCGCCCGTCTGA
- the mreC gene encoding rod shape-determining protein MreC — MPSWRWLRRPSVGRIQQSLPWLVALAALVLVRFGKGAGPADLYALISRPFWPGPAQRQWIDSATSLEQRTRLSLLERDNARLRGLLDLADADATLIAAPVISRSTAGWWQQLELGRGSLHGLQAGDAVMGPGGLIGTLASVTPSTARVRLLTARGSDVGVWVPRTRRHGLLEGAGSSRPVLRFLDKDPQVRVGDVVTTSPASTLVPANLPVGVIASLDERSVPAPTALLQPSAPVAAIDWVQIRRLP; from the coding sequence ATGCCCTCCTGGCGCTGGCTGCGCCGCCCGTCCGTCGGGCGCATCCAGCAGAGCCTGCCCTGGCTGGTCGCTCTGGCCGCCCTGGTGCTCGTGCGCTTCGGCAAGGGGGCCGGCCCGGCCGATCTCTATGCCCTGATCAGTCGGCCCTTCTGGCCCGGTCCGGCCCAGCGGCAGTGGATCGACTCGGCCACGAGCCTCGAGCAGCGCACCCGCCTGTCCCTGCTGGAGCGGGACAACGCCCGGCTGCGCGGGCTGCTGGACCTGGCGGATGCGGACGCCACCCTCATCGCCGCACCGGTGATCTCCCGCTCCACCGCGGGGTGGTGGCAGCAGCTGGAGCTCGGTCGCGGCTCACTGCACGGTCTGCAGGCCGGCGATGCCGTGATGGGCCCCGGCGGTCTGATCGGCACCCTGGCCAGTGTCACCCCGAGCACCGCCAGGGTCCGCCTGCTCACGGCCCGCGGCAGTGATGTGGGCGTCTGGGTGCCCCGCACCCGTCGCCACGGCCTGCTGGAGGGGGCCGGCTCCAGCCGGCCGGTGCTGCGTTTCCTCGACAAGGACCCTCAGGTGCGCGTCGGCGATGTGGTCACCACCTCCCCGGCCAGCACCCTGGTGCCGGCCAACCTGCCCGTGGGGGTGATCGCCTCGCTCGATGAGCGCAGCGTGCCCGCTCCCACCGCCCTGCTGCAGCCCAGCGCCCCCGTGGCGGCGATCGACTGGGTCCAGATCCGCCGCCTGCCATGA
- a CDS encoding rod shape-determining protein has protein sequence MFLRRFQLSRDIGIDLGTANTLIYVSGRGIVLQEPSVVAMDLERNAPLAVGDEAKLMLGRTPGNIRAVRPLRDGVIADFDAAEQMIKSFIQKGNEGRGIVAPRLVVGIPSGVTGVERRAVREAGLAGAREVHLIDEPVAAAIGAGLPVTDPIGTMIVDIGGGTTEVAVLSLGGTVLSESVRVAGDELSDSISVYLKKVHNLVVGERTAEEIKIRIGSAFPDNGFDEETMDVRGLHLLSGLPRTITVRAGDLREAMAEPLNVIVEAVKRTLERTPPELAADIVDRGIMLAGGGALVRGISELISHETGILTHIAEDPLLCVVNGCGQVLEDYKRLQRVLDTPDFARATT, from the coding sequence GTGTTTCTGCGTCGTTTCCAGCTCTCGCGCGACATCGGCATCGACCTGGGAACCGCCAACACACTGATCTATGTCTCCGGCCGCGGCATCGTGCTGCAGGAGCCCTCGGTGGTGGCGATGGACCTGGAGCGCAACGCTCCGCTCGCCGTCGGGGATGAAGCCAAGCTGATGCTCGGCCGCACGCCGGGCAACATCCGCGCGGTGCGTCCCCTGCGCGATGGCGTGATCGCCGATTTCGACGCCGCCGAGCAGATGATCAAGTCCTTCATCCAGAAGGGCAATGAGGGCCGCGGCATCGTGGCGCCGCGCCTGGTGGTGGGCATCCCCAGCGGTGTGACCGGCGTCGAGCGCCGGGCCGTGCGGGAGGCCGGCCTCGCCGGCGCCCGCGAGGTGCACCTGATCGATGAACCGGTGGCCGCGGCCATCGGTGCCGGCCTGCCGGTGACCGATCCGATCGGCACCATGATCGTCGACATCGGCGGCGGCACCACCGAAGTGGCTGTGCTCAGCCTCGGCGGCACCGTGCTCTCGGAGTCGGTGCGCGTGGCCGGCGACGAACTGAGCGATTCGATCAGCGTCTATCTCAAGAAGGTGCACAACCTCGTGGTGGGCGAGCGCACCGCGGAGGAGATCAAGATCCGCATCGGCTCCGCCTTCCCGGACAACGGCTTCGACGAGGAGACGATGGACGTGCGTGGCCTCCACCTGCTCTCCGGCCTGCCCCGCACCATCACGGTGCGTGCCGGCGACCTGCGGGAAGCGATGGCCGAACCGCTCAACGTGATCGTCGAGGCGGTGAAGCGCACCCTCGAGCGCACCCCGCCCGAGCTGGCGGCCGACATCGTCGATCGCGGCATCATGCTGGCCGGCGGCGGCGCCCTGGTGCGCGGCATCAGTGAGCTGATCAGCCACGAGACCGGCATCCTCACCCACATCGCCGAGGACCCCCTGCTGTGTGTGGTCAACGGCTGCGGTCAGGTGCTGGAGGACTACAAGCGCCTCCAGCGCGTGCTCGACACCCCTGACTTCGCCCGCGCCACGACCTGA
- a CDS encoding single-stranded DNA-binding protein produces MGVNSVTLVGRAGRDPDVRYFESGSVVANLTLAVNRRSRDDEPDWFNLEIWGKQAQVAADYVRKGSLLGIIGSFKLDRWTDRATGEERSKPVVRVDRLELLGSRRDSEAGAASMDEGGGYGGGAPSEAEVPF; encoded by the coding sequence ATGGGTGTGAATTCCGTGACCCTCGTCGGCCGTGCCGGCCGGGACCCCGACGTGCGCTACTTCGAATCGGGGAGCGTCGTGGCCAATCTGACCCTGGCCGTGAACCGCCGCAGCCGGGATGACGAACCCGACTGGTTCAATCTCGAGATCTGGGGCAAGCAGGCCCAGGTGGCGGCGGATTACGTCCGCAAGGGATCCCTGCTCGGGATCATCGGCAGCTTCAAGCTCGACCGCTGGACCGACCGTGCCACCGGTGAGGAGCGCAGCAAGCCCGTGGTGCGGGTGGACCGTCTCGAACTGCTGGGCTCCCGCCGGGACAGCGAAGCCGGCGCCGCCTCGATGGATGAGGGCGGTGGCTACGGAGGCGGAGCGCCGAGCGAGGCGGAAGTGCCCTTCTGA
- a CDS encoding DedA family protein, which yields MSLTDLVTRLPELIGQAVAANQWLGYGSIFAAMFLENLFPPIPSELIMPLGGFYVQQGQLQFIPVVLAGLAGTVLGAFPWYGIGRLVNEERLEHWLGRHGRWLGISPDDLARSRRWFSRYGSALVFWGRLVPGIRTLISVPAGVEMMPMVPFLIWTTAGSLIWTILLTVAGIALGESYARVELWIEPVSKVIKVLLVVAVVGGGIWLGLRAWRRRHTSD from the coding sequence ATGAGCCTCACCGACCTGGTCACCCGCCTGCCCGAGCTGATCGGGCAGGCCGTGGCCGCCAACCAGTGGCTGGGGTACGGCTCGATCTTCGCGGCGATGTTTCTGGAGAATCTGTTCCCCCCCATCCCCTCGGAGCTGATCATGCCTCTGGGGGGCTTTTACGTGCAGCAGGGGCAGCTGCAGTTCATTCCGGTGGTGCTGGCCGGCCTGGCCGGCACCGTGCTCGGTGCCTTCCCCTGGTACGGCATCGGCCGGCTGGTGAACGAGGAGCGGCTCGAGCACTGGCTGGGGCGCCACGGCCGCTGGCTCGGCATCAGCCCCGACGATCTGGCCCGCTCGCGGCGCTGGTTCTCCCGCTACGGCTCGGCCCTGGTGTTCTGGGGCCGGCTGGTGCCCGGCATCCGCACCCTCATCTCCGTGCCGGCCGGTGTGGAGATGATGCCGATGGTGCCGTTCCTGATCTGGACCACGGCCGGCAGCCTGATCTGGACCATCCTGCTCACCGTTGCCGGCATCGCCCTGGGCGAGAGCTACGCCCGCGTCGAGCTCTGGATCGAGCCGGTGTCGAAGGTGATCAAGGTGCTGCTGGTGGTGGCGGTGGTCGGCGGCGGTATCTGGCTGGGCCTCAGGGCCTGGCGCCGCCGCCACACCAGCGACTGA
- the ahcY gene encoding adenosylhomocysteinase — translation MVATPPVSSALPQTTSSYVVADINQADFGRKEIAIAETEMPGLMALRRMHGDTQPLKGARIAGSLHMTIQTAVLINTLVALGAEVRWASCNIFSTQDHAAAAIAASGIPVFAYKGETLDEYWAFTHRILEWGDGGCPNMILDDGGDATGLVMLGSRAESDPSVLDHPSNDEERALFSAIRQKLAAQPGFYSRVRAAIRGVTEETTTGVARLVQMHKSGDLCFPAINVNDSVTKSKFDNLYGCRESLVDGIKRATDVMVAGKVALVMGYGDVGKGSAQSLRGLGATVMVAEVDPICALQAAMEGYRVVRLDDVVRDVDIFVTATGNFNVIRHEHLIAMKDEAIVCNIGHFDNEIDVASLRQYSWETIKPQVDHITLPSGNRIILLAEGRLVNLGCATGHPSFVMSNSFTNQVLAQIELFCRGEQYGNSVHVLPKHLDEMVARLHLERIGARLTELSQEQADYINVPVAGPYKPDHYRY, via the coding sequence ATGGTGGCCACGCCTCCTGTTTCGTCTGCCCTGCCGCAGACCACCAGCTCCTACGTGGTGGCTGACATCAACCAGGCCGATTTCGGTCGCAAGGAGATCGCCATCGCCGAGACCGAGATGCCCGGTCTGATGGCGCTGCGTCGCATGCACGGCGACACCCAGCCGCTCAAGGGTGCCCGCATCGCCGGCAGCCTGCACATGACGATCCAGACGGCTGTCTTGATCAACACCCTGGTGGCGCTGGGCGCCGAGGTGCGCTGGGCCTCCTGCAACATCTTCTCCACCCAGGATCACGCCGCCGCGGCGATCGCCGCCTCCGGCATTCCGGTGTTCGCCTACAAGGGCGAGACCCTGGATGAGTACTGGGCCTTCACCCATCGCATCCTCGAGTGGGGCGATGGTGGCTGCCCCAACATGATCCTCGACGACGGCGGCGATGCCACCGGTCTGGTGATGCTCGGCAGCCGGGCCGAGAGCGATCCGTCGGTGCTCGACCACCCCTCCAACGATGAGGAGCGTGCCCTGTTCAGCGCCATCCGCCAGAAGCTGGCGGCTCAGCCCGGCTTCTACTCCCGCGTGCGCGCTGCGATCCGCGGTGTGACCGAGGAGACCACCACCGGTGTGGCCCGCCTGGTGCAGATGCACAAGAGCGGTGATCTCTGCTTCCCGGCGATCAACGTCAACGACTCGGTCACCAAGAGCAAGTTCGACAACCTCTACGGCTGCCGTGAATCCCTGGTGGACGGCATCAAGCGCGCCACCGATGTGATGGTGGCGGGCAAGGTGGCCCTGGTGATGGGCTATGGCGACGTGGGCAAGGGCTCGGCCCAGTCCCTGCGCGGCCTGGGCGCCACGGTGATGGTGGCCGAGGTGGACCCCATCTGCGCGCTGCAGGCTGCGATGGAGGGCTATCGCGTGGTGCGTCTTGACGATGTGGTGCGCGATGTCGACATCTTCGTCACCGCCACCGGCAACTTCAATGTGATCCGGCATGAGCATCTGATCGCCATGAAGGATGAGGCGATCGTCTGCAACATCGGCCACTTCGACAATGAGATCGATGTGGCCTCGCTGCGTCAGTACAGCTGGGAGACGATCAAGCCCCAGGTGGATCACATCACCCTGCCCAGCGGTAATCGCATCATCCTTCTCGCCGAAGGCCGTCTGGTGAACCTGGGCTGCGCCACCGGTCACCCCAGCTTCGTGATGAGCAACTCCTTCACCAACCAGGTGCTGGCTCAGATCGAGCTGTTCTGCCGCGGTGAGCAGTACGGCAACAGCGTGCACGTGCTGCCCAAGCACCTCGATGAGATGGTGGCCCGCCTCCATCTGGAGCGCATCGGTGCCCGCCTCACCGAGCTCAGCCAGGAGCAGGCCGACTACATCAACGTGCCGGTGGCCGGCCCCTACAAGCCCGACCACTACCGCTACTGA
- the tsaE gene encoding tRNA (adenosine(37)-N6)-threonylcarbamoyltransferase complex ATPase subunit type 1 TsaE — protein sequence MKSWLADAAATEDLGRDLINRLLPGANATEPLPGPATLPVLLLRGALGAGKTCLTRGLARGLGIEEPITSPTFALAQHYSGWRHGTETALVHLDLYRLEQPAAADELFLQEQEQAEERGALLVVEWPERLSFTPPGSWTVQLEIVAEGRLARLSAATAP from the coding sequence ATGAAGAGTTGGCTCGCTGATGCCGCCGCCACGGAGGATCTGGGGCGTGATCTGATCAACCGGCTGCTGCCAGGGGCCAACGCAACCGAGCCGTTGCCGGGACCGGCGACGCTGCCGGTTCTGCTGCTGCGGGGCGCCCTCGGGGCCGGCAAGACCTGCCTGACCCGGGGCCTGGCCCGGGGTCTGGGCATCGAGGAGCCGATCACCAGCCCCACCTTCGCGCTCGCCCAGCACTACAGCGGCTGGCGGCACGGAACCGAAACCGCCCTGGTGCACCTCGACCTCTACCGGCTCGAGCAGCCGGCGGCGGCCGATGAGCTGTTTCTGCAGGAGCAGGAGCAGGCCGAGGAGCGGGGCGCGCTGCTGGTGGTGGAGTGGCCCGAGCGCCTCTCCTTCACGCCGCCCGGGAGCTGGACGGTGCAGCTGGAGATCGTGGCGGAGGGCCGGCTGGCGCGGCTCAGCGCTGCAACAGCGCCCTGA
- a CDS encoding carbohydrate kinase, with amino-acid sequence MSPAAAPALVICLGEALIDRLGPPGGDVRIGPSSDCLGGAPANVACALARLGTDSALVARLGQDDAGRRFRALFQQRGVRPDGLQADPDRPTRVVLVSRDAAGERCFGGFMGDRGAGFADQALNPDALQPVLEALLPRAAWLLVGTIPMAGGPAARAHALAMAMAEAAGVPIAMDVNWRPTFWPCSAAQARHPILAVLPRVAVLKLAAEEAEWLFASRDPVVVHRALPRRPDQACLVVISDGSRPVRWSNGRLEGACPALAVPVRDTTGAGDAFTAGLLHRLAEDPGMIDSAAAAPLEEAIRFASACGALTCGGEGAIEPQPDADAVRALLQR; translated from the coding sequence ATGAGCCCTGCCGCCGCCCCCGCCTTGGTGATCTGTCTGGGTGAGGCCCTGATCGATCGGCTCGGGCCGCCGGGTGGTGATGTGCGGATCGGACCCTCCAGCGACTGCCTGGGCGGTGCGCCGGCCAACGTGGCCTGTGCCCTCGCGCGGCTGGGTACAGACTCTGCGTTGGTCGCGCGTCTTGGGCAGGACGACGCCGGTCGCCGCTTCCGGGCCCTCTTCCAGCAGCGGGGTGTGCGCCCCGATGGCCTGCAGGCGGACCCGGATCGCCCCACCCGGGTGGTGCTGGTGTCGCGCGATGCGGCCGGGGAGCGCTGCTTCGGCGGCTTCATGGGTGATCGCGGCGCCGGCTTCGCCGATCAGGCCCTGAACCCCGACGCCCTGCAACCGGTGCTGGAGGCGCTGCTCCCCCGGGCCGCCTGGCTGCTCGTGGGCACCATCCCGATGGCGGGCGGCCCTGCGGCCCGCGCGCACGCGCTGGCCATGGCCATGGCGGAGGCGGCCGGGGTGCCCATCGCCATGGACGTGAACTGGCGGCCCACCTTCTGGCCCTGCTCCGCAGCCCAGGCCCGCCACCCGATCCTGGCTGTTCTGCCGCGCGTGGCGGTGCTCAAGCTGGCGGCCGAGGAGGCCGAGTGGCTCTTCGCCAGCCGGGATCCGGTGGTGGTGCATCGGGCTCTGCCCCGTCGCCCCGATCAGGCCTGTCTGGTGGTGATCAGTGATGGCTCCCGGCCGGTGCGCTGGAGCAATGGCCGGCTCGAGGGGGCGTGCCCGGCGCTGGCTGTGCCGGTGCGGGACACCACCGGCGCGGGCGATGCCTTCACCGCCGGTCTGCTGCACCGGCTGGCCGAGGACCCCGGCATGATCGATTCGGCTGCCGCGGCTCCCCTGGAGGAGGCGATCCGCTTCGCCTCTGCCTGCGGCGCGCTCACCTGCGGCGGCGAGGGCGCCATCGAACCTCAGCCCGACGCGGACGCCGTCAGGGCGCTGTTGCAGCGCTGA
- the mutT gene encoding 8-oxo-dGTP diphosphatase MutT: MLQQTQLRVMRPYWRRWMEAFPDRATLAAAPPDQVLLVWQGLGYYSRARRLQQAAQQLEERAAVTGAPWPQDLADWLALPGLGRTTAAGILSSAFDAPEAILDGNVKRVLARLLACPTPPARAGALFWSWSDTLLDPARPRDFNQALMDLGATVCTPRAPACERCPWRPWCAAYAAGTVDRYPVKADRRPVPHHVVGVGVVFNERREVLIDQRLDEGLLGGLWEFPGGKQEPGEAIEATIVRELREELAIEVDVAEPLIELDHAYSHKRLRFLVHLCRWRSGVPRPLASQQVRWVAVSELERYPFPAANSRIIAALRDWLAAAEPGWFRVAPAGSSPVLPLEP; encoded by the coding sequence ATGCTGCAGCAGACCCAGCTGCGGGTGATGCGGCCCTACTGGCGGCGCTGGATGGAGGCCTTCCCGGATCGGGCGACCCTGGCGGCCGCCCCACCGGATCAGGTGCTGCTGGTCTGGCAGGGGCTGGGGTACTACAGCCGGGCCCGCCGTCTGCAGCAGGCGGCCCAGCAGCTGGAGGAACGTGCCGCAGTGACCGGTGCGCCCTGGCCTCAGGATCTGGCCGACTGGCTCGCCCTGCCCGGGCTGGGTCGCACCACCGCCGCCGGCATCCTCTCCTCGGCCTTCGATGCGCCGGAGGCGATCCTCGATGGCAACGTGAAGCGTGTGCTGGCCCGCCTGCTCGCCTGCCCCACCCCACCGGCCCGGGCCGGGGCCCTGTTCTGGAGCTGGAGCGACACCCTGCTGGATCCCGCTCGCCCGCGCGATTTCAACCAGGCGCTGATGGATCTCGGGGCCACCGTCTGCACCCCGCGCGCGCCCGCCTGCGAGCGCTGTCCCTGGCGGCCGTGGTGCGCTGCCTACGCTGCCGGAACTGTGGACCGCTACCCCGTGAAGGCCGATCGGCGACCGGTGCCGCACCACGTCGTGGGCGTGGGGGTGGTGTTCAACGAGCGGCGGGAGGTGCTGATCGATCAGCGCCTCGATGAAGGTCTGCTCGGCGGCCTCTGGGAGTTTCCCGGCGGCAAGCAGGAGCCCGGCGAGGCGATCGAAGCCACCATCGTCCGCGAACTGCGCGAGGAGCTCGCCATCGAGGTGGATGTGGCCGAGCCCCTGATCGAGCTCGACCACGCCTACAGCCACAAGCGACTCCGCTTCCTGGTGCACCTCTGCCGCTGGCGCTCCGGCGTGCCCCGGCCCCTCGCCTCTCAGCAGGTGCGCTGGGTGGCGGTGTCCGAGCTTGAGCGCTACCCCTTTCCGGCGGCCAACAGCCGCATCATCGCGGCCCTGCGCGACTGGCTCGCCGCCGCGGAACCCGGCTGGTTCCGCGTTGCGCCGGCCGGATCGAGCCCGGTTTTGCCCCTGGAGCCATGA
- the dmeF gene encoding CDF family Co(II)/Ni(II) efflux transporter DmeF produces the protein MAITAITMVVEIVTGSLFGSMALLADGWHMFTHVAAFAITVFAYRYARRHASDPFYTFGTGKVEVLAGFASAVALGVVAVLMIVESLERLFAPHAIFFNQAIAVAVLGLVVNLASALILDRHGGHGHGHAHGHSHHEHHHDLNLKAAYIHVLADALTSVLAIVALACGKVLGWIWMDALMGCVGALVISRWAWELIRDSSAILLDASAGDGVRREITARIENDSDNRVCDLHVWRLSSGHLSASIALVTHHPKPPAHYKALLAGVPQLSHVVMEVNPCRGEPCMEPDDARALHPALA, from the coding sequence ATGGCCATCACCGCCATCACGATGGTCGTCGAGATCGTCACGGGCTCGTTGTTTGGCTCGATGGCGCTTCTGGCCGATGGCTGGCACATGTTCACCCATGTCGCCGCGTTCGCGATCACCGTTTTCGCGTACCGCTACGCCAGGCGACATGCCTCGGACCCGTTCTACACCTTCGGGACCGGGAAGGTGGAGGTCCTTGCCGGCTTCGCCAGCGCTGTTGCACTGGGCGTTGTTGCGGTGCTGATGATTGTTGAGTCGCTGGAGCGACTGTTCGCTCCTCATGCCATCTTCTTCAATCAGGCCATCGCGGTGGCTGTTCTGGGATTGGTTGTGAATCTGGCCAGCGCCTTGATCCTTGATCGCCATGGAGGTCACGGCCATGGCCACGCCCATGGACACAGTCACCACGAGCATCATCATGACCTCAACCTCAAAGCGGCCTACATCCACGTGCTCGCGGATGCGCTGACCTCGGTGCTCGCGATTGTTGCTCTCGCCTGCGGCAAGGTGCTGGGATGGATCTGGATGGATGCCCTGATGGGATGTGTTGGAGCTCTGGTCATCTCGCGCTGGGCCTGGGAGTTGATTCGTGACTCCAGCGCCATCTTGCTGGACGCCTCAGCCGGCGACGGGGTGAGACGGGAGATCACCGCACGCATTGAGAATGACTCGGACAATCGCGTGTGCGACCTCCATGTCTGGCGGCTGAGCAGTGGCCATCTGTCCGCATCGATTGCGCTGGTCACGCACCACCCGAAGCCTCCAGCTCACTACAAGGCACTTCTTGCCGGCGTTCCTCAGCTGTCTCACGTTGTGATGGAAGTCAATCCCTGCCGAGGCGAGCCCTGCATGGAGCCGGACGACGCGAGAGCGTTGCATCCGGCCCTTGCGTAG